The following coding sequences lie in one Gemmatimonadaceae bacterium genomic window:
- a CDS encoding DNA-3-methyladenine glycosylase 2 family protein — MRQLNAATLQLAVHELADRDPDLGAIVTRFGAPPLWARRPGFATLVRIILEQQVSLAAAKTMYERLRGAIGVMEPHAVHALGIDGMRA; from the coding sequence GTGAGGCAACTGAACGCCGCCACCCTGCAACTCGCGGTGCACGAACTGGCCGACCGCGATCCCGATCTCGGGGCCATCGTCACACGCTTTGGCGCGCCGCCGCTCTGGGCGCGTCGGCCGGGGTTCGCGACACTGGTGCGCATCATTCTCGAACAGCAGGTGTCGCTGGCGGCGGCGAAGACCATGTACGAACGATTGCGCGGCGCCATTGGTGTGATGGAACCACACGCAGTGCACGCGCTCGGCATTGACGGCATGCGGGCGT